In Phyllostomus discolor isolate MPI-MPIP mPhyDis1 chromosome 3, mPhyDis1.pri.v3, whole genome shotgun sequence, a single genomic region encodes these proteins:
- the GOLGA2 gene encoding golgin subfamily A member 2 isoform X2 has translation MWPPCTPPLPEMSEEVRQKKLAEARKKLREFQQQRGISVPAVAKKKKKIKNGSSPDTATSDGRHSPEDIQDILKVLVSDLNHSNGVALSPLDNWKAPKDHATPAALPSDNTMSPDSVLSPSAASSSQNYDPESGPFVLPESTFSSTESLRQLSQQLNGLVCESASFVNGEGLASSANIKALESRYQELSLALDSSNLTNKQLGSQIEELKRQNQEIADQLEKEKQEYKQKLAKEQGALREQLQVHIQTIGILVSEKTELQTALAHTQQAARQKTGEAEDLAGLLQSSQQRVGDLERTLCAVSTQQKQADRHNKELVKNRDALKLELYKSNKTNEDLKQENSELQEKLRVLVTDKEAVQLSLEELQRKLEMSELLLQQFSSQSETPDSREQLQQALEERAQLETRVEQLKDLLKQLQVERDQYAENLKEENAIWQQKMQQMSEQMCKLREEKEHGLSQVQELETSLADLRSQLAVPPPQEPPAGPSEAEQRLQARAEQLQQELETLAGQLRAQIQDNESLSRLNQEQGQRLLELEQEAERWGEQAEMRKQILEDMQSDRTTISRALSQNRELKEQLAELQDGFVRLTNENAELTSTLQTEQYVKKELAKKLGQLQEKLGDQKETVELRSQEAQSLQQQRDQYLNYLQQYAAAYQQLLFDKDLLQKQVLLHSQLLEQQQQEEAQSKEEADMARQELQETQGLLEAVNQQNQQLQAQLSLMALPGEGDEPDREEEGEEAPRPKLSVPEDLDSREAVVAFFNTALASAEEEQARLRRELRKQRLRCQHLAHLAAPAQREPEEGTPAPAPSRDSAPAESHQALQVAMDKLQSRFTDVMQENADLKERVEELEHRCIQLSGETDTIGDYITLYQNQRAVLKERHREKEEYISRLAKDKEDMKVKLLELQELVVRLVGERNELYGKFLGAGQSPAGEPTAAPPAPQAPGAAPSQGDLLEVSLADNVELGPAALENSTAQQIMQLLCEMQSCQEHPGLSKNPCIPFFYRADSNTGVKIMVI, from the exons ATGTggcccccctgcacccctccccttcccgAGATGTCGGAAGAAGTCCGACAGAAAAAATTGGCCGAGGCCAGGAAAAAG CTGAGAGAATTCCAGCAGCAGCGAGGCATTAGTGTTCCTGCAGTggctaagaagaaaaagaagattaaaaatggCAGCAGCCCTGACACAGCCACTTCTGATGGCCGTCACTCGCCTGAGGAT ATTCAGGACATTCTGAAGGTGCTGGTGTCCGACCTTAACCATTCCAATGGGGTAGCGCTCTCCCCATTGGACAATTGGAAG GCGCCCAAAGACCATGCCACCCCCGCAGCACTGCCTTCTGATAACACCATGTCCCCTGACAGCGTCCTTTCCCCCAGTGCTGCTTCGTCATCTCAG AACTATGATCCTGAAAGTGGCCCTTTCGTTCTGCCCGAAAGCAC GTTCTCATCCACCGAGAGCCTGCGCCAGCTCTCCCAGCAGCTCAACGGTCTTGTCTGTGAG TCTGCGTCCTTCGTCAACGGGGAGGGGCTGGCGTCTTCTGCCAACATAAAGGCTCTGGAG AGCCGGTACCAAGAGCTCTCTCTAGCCCTGGATTCCAGCAATCTAACAAACAAACAGCTCGGTAGCCAGATAGAGGAATTG AAACGACAGAACCAGGAAATTGCGGATCAACTGGAAAAA GAGAAGCAGGAGTACAAGCAGAAGCTCGCGAAGGAGCAGGGAGCTCTGAGGGAGCAGCTGCAG GTTCACATCCAGACCATAGGGATTCTAGTGTCGGAGAAGACGGAGCTGCAGACGGCCCTGGCCCACACTCAGCAAGCAGCCCGGCAAAAGACAG GGGAGGCGGAGGACCTCGCCGGTCTCCTGCAGTCCTCGCAGCAGCGCGTCGGCGACCTGGAGCGGACGCTGTGCGCCGTCTCCACGCAGCAGAAGCAGGCGGACAGG CACAACAAAGAACTAGTCAAAAATCGTGACGCCCTGAAGCTGGAGTTATACAAGAGCAA CAAAACTAACGAAGACCTGAAGCAGGAGAACTCAGAGCTGCAGGAGAAGCTCCGGGTCCTGGTGACGGACAAGGAGGCCGTGCAGCTGAGCCTGGAAGAGCTGCAGAGGAAGCTGGAGATGTcggagctgctgctgcagcag TTTTCTAGTCAGTCTGAGACCCCTGATAGCAGGGAGCAGTTACAGCAGGCCCTGGAGGAGCGGGCCCAGCTGGAGACACGGGTGGAGCAG CTGAAGGATTTGCTGAAGCAGCTGCAGGTGGAGAGAGACCAGTATGCAGAGAATCTGAAAGAAGAGAATGCCATTTGGCAACAGAAGATGCAGCAGATGTCAGAGCAG ATGTGCAAgctgagggaggagaaggagcacGGCCTGAGTCAGGTGCAGGAGCTGGAGACCAGCTTGGCAGACCTGAGGAGCCAGCTAG ctgtccccccaccccaggagccccCAGCGGGGCCCTCGGAGGCGGAACAGCGGCTACAAGCCAGAGCGGAGCAGCTACAGCAGGAACTGGAGACCCTGGCAGGGCAGCTGCGGGCCCAAATTCAGGACAATGAAAGTCTGAGCCGCCTGAACCAGGAGCAGGGGCAGCGGCTgctggagctggagcaggaggCCGAGCGCTGGGGGGAGCAGGCGGAGATGCGCAAGCAGATCCTGGAGGACATGCAGAGCGACCGCACCACCATCAGCCGGGCACTCTCCCAGAACCGCGAGCTCAAGGAGCAACTGGCCGAGCTGCAGGACGGCTTCGTCAGGCTG ACCAACGAGAATGCGGAGCTCACCAGCACACTTCAGACGGAGCAGTATGTCAAGAAGGAGCTGGCCAAGAAGCTGGGCCAGCTGCAGGAGAAGCTGGGGGACCAGAAGGAGACG GTGGAGCTGAGGAGCCAAGAGGCTCAGAGCCTGCAGCAGCAGCGGGATCAGTACCTGAACTACCTGCAGCAGTACGCGGCCGCCTACCAGCAGCTGCTCTTCGACAAGGATTTACTGCAGAAGCAGGTGCTGCTGCACTCGCAGctcctggagcagcagcagcaggaggaagctCAGAGCAAGGAGGAGGCCGACATGGCCCGCCAGGAGTTGCAGGAGACCCAG GGGCTCCTGGAAGCTGTCAACCAACAGAACCAGCAGCTACAGGCCCAGCTGAGCCTCATGGCTCTGCCTGGGGAAG GAGATGAACCGGaccgggaggaggagggggaggaggctccCAGGCCGAAGCTGAGTGTGCCAGAGGACCTCGATAGCCGAGAGGCCGTG GTGGCATTTTTCAACACGGCCCTAGCCAGCGCTGAGGAGGAGCAGGCGCGGCTGCGCAGGGAGCTGAGGAAGCAAAGGCTACGCTGCCAGCACCTGGCTCACCTGGCCGCCCCGGCCCAGCGCGAGCCGGAGGAGGGaaccccagccccggcccccagcagggaCAGCGCACCTGCGGAGAGCCACCAGGCCCTCCAGGTGGCCATGGACAAGCTGCAG AGCCGCTTTACAGACGTCATGCAAGAGAACGCGGACCTGAAGGAGCGGGTCGAGGAGCTGGAGCACCGCTGCATTCAGCTGTCCGGGGAGACGGACACTATCG GAGACTACATCACCCTGTACCAGAATCAGAGGGCGGTGCTGAAGGAGCGGCACCGGGAAAAGGAGGAGTACATCAGCCGGCTGGCTAAGGACAAGGAGGACATGAAG GTGAAGCTCCTGGAGTTGCAGGAGCTGGTGGTGCGCCTGGTGGGCGAGCGCAATGAACTGTACGGCAAGTTCCTGGGGGCCGGCCAGAGCCCTGCTGGAGAGCCCACCGCAgcgcccccagcccctcaggcACCCGGAGCTGCTCCCAGCCAGGGTG ACCTCCTCGAGGTGAGCCTGGCCGACAACGTGGAGCTGGGCCCGGCTGCCCTGGAGAACTCCACCGCGCAGCAGATCATGCAGCTGCTGTGCGAGATGCAGAGCTGCCAGGAGCACCCGGGCCTGAGCAAGAACCCCTGCATCCCCTTCTTCTACCGGGCCGACAGCAACACTGGGGTGAAGATCATGGTGATCTGA
- the GOLGA2 gene encoding golgin subfamily A member 2 isoform X1 yields the protein MWPPCTPPLPEMSEEVRQKKLAEARKKLREFQQQRGISVPAVAKKKKKIKNGSSPDTATSDGRHSPEDIQDILKVLVSDLNHSNGVALSPLDNWKAPKDHATPAALPSDNTMSPDSVLSPSAASSSQNYDPESGPFVLPESTFSSTESLRQLSQQLNGLVCESASFVNGEGLASSANIKALESRYQELSLALDSSNLTNKQLGSQIEELKRQNQEIADQLEKEKQEYKQKLAKEQGALREQLQVHIQTIGILVSEKTELQTALAHTQQAARQKTGEAEDLAGLLQSSQQRVGDLERTLCAVSTQQKQADRHNKELVKNRDALKLELYKSNKTNEDLKQENSELQEKLRVLVTDKEAVQLSLEELQRKLEMSELLLQQFSSQSETPDSREQLQQALEERAQLETRVEQLKDLLKQLQVERDQYAENLKEENAIWQQKMQQMSEQMCKLREEKEHGLSQVQELETSLADLRSQLAVPPPQEPPAGPSEAEQRLQARAEQLQQELETLAGQLRAQIQDNESLSRLNQEQGQRLLELEQEAERWGEQAEMRKQILEDMQSDRTTISRALSQNRELKEQLAELQDGFVRLTNENAELTSTLQTEQYVKKELAKKLGQLQEKLGDQKETVELRSQEAQSLQQQRDQYLNYLQQYAAAYQQLLFDKDLLQKQVLLHSQLLEQQQQEEAQSKEEADMARQELQETQGLLEAVNQQNQQLQAQLSLMALPGEAGDEPDREEEGEEAPRPKLSVPEDLDSREAVVAFFNTALASAEEEQARLRRELRKQRLRCQHLAHLAAPAQREPEEGTPAPAPSRDSAPAESHQALQVAMDKLQSRFTDVMQENADLKERVEELEHRCIQLSGETDTIGDYITLYQNQRAVLKERHREKEEYISRLAKDKEDMKVKLLELQELVVRLVGERNELYGKFLGAGQSPAGEPTAAPPAPQAPGAAPSQGDLLEVSLADNVELGPAALENSTAQQIMQLLCEMQSCQEHPGLSKNPCIPFFYRADSNTGVKIMVI from the exons ATGTggcccccctgcacccctccccttcccgAGATGTCGGAAGAAGTCCGACAGAAAAAATTGGCCGAGGCCAGGAAAAAG CTGAGAGAATTCCAGCAGCAGCGAGGCATTAGTGTTCCTGCAGTggctaagaagaaaaagaagattaaaaatggCAGCAGCCCTGACACAGCCACTTCTGATGGCCGTCACTCGCCTGAGGAT ATTCAGGACATTCTGAAGGTGCTGGTGTCCGACCTTAACCATTCCAATGGGGTAGCGCTCTCCCCATTGGACAATTGGAAG GCGCCCAAAGACCATGCCACCCCCGCAGCACTGCCTTCTGATAACACCATGTCCCCTGACAGCGTCCTTTCCCCCAGTGCTGCTTCGTCATCTCAG AACTATGATCCTGAAAGTGGCCCTTTCGTTCTGCCCGAAAGCAC GTTCTCATCCACCGAGAGCCTGCGCCAGCTCTCCCAGCAGCTCAACGGTCTTGTCTGTGAG TCTGCGTCCTTCGTCAACGGGGAGGGGCTGGCGTCTTCTGCCAACATAAAGGCTCTGGAG AGCCGGTACCAAGAGCTCTCTCTAGCCCTGGATTCCAGCAATCTAACAAACAAACAGCTCGGTAGCCAGATAGAGGAATTG AAACGACAGAACCAGGAAATTGCGGATCAACTGGAAAAA GAGAAGCAGGAGTACAAGCAGAAGCTCGCGAAGGAGCAGGGAGCTCTGAGGGAGCAGCTGCAG GTTCACATCCAGACCATAGGGATTCTAGTGTCGGAGAAGACGGAGCTGCAGACGGCCCTGGCCCACACTCAGCAAGCAGCCCGGCAAAAGACAG GGGAGGCGGAGGACCTCGCCGGTCTCCTGCAGTCCTCGCAGCAGCGCGTCGGCGACCTGGAGCGGACGCTGTGCGCCGTCTCCACGCAGCAGAAGCAGGCGGACAGG CACAACAAAGAACTAGTCAAAAATCGTGACGCCCTGAAGCTGGAGTTATACAAGAGCAA CAAAACTAACGAAGACCTGAAGCAGGAGAACTCAGAGCTGCAGGAGAAGCTCCGGGTCCTGGTGACGGACAAGGAGGCCGTGCAGCTGAGCCTGGAAGAGCTGCAGAGGAAGCTGGAGATGTcggagctgctgctgcagcag TTTTCTAGTCAGTCTGAGACCCCTGATAGCAGGGAGCAGTTACAGCAGGCCCTGGAGGAGCGGGCCCAGCTGGAGACACGGGTGGAGCAG CTGAAGGATTTGCTGAAGCAGCTGCAGGTGGAGAGAGACCAGTATGCAGAGAATCTGAAAGAAGAGAATGCCATTTGGCAACAGAAGATGCAGCAGATGTCAGAGCAG ATGTGCAAgctgagggaggagaaggagcacGGCCTGAGTCAGGTGCAGGAGCTGGAGACCAGCTTGGCAGACCTGAGGAGCCAGCTAG ctgtccccccaccccaggagccccCAGCGGGGCCCTCGGAGGCGGAACAGCGGCTACAAGCCAGAGCGGAGCAGCTACAGCAGGAACTGGAGACCCTGGCAGGGCAGCTGCGGGCCCAAATTCAGGACAATGAAAGTCTGAGCCGCCTGAACCAGGAGCAGGGGCAGCGGCTgctggagctggagcaggaggCCGAGCGCTGGGGGGAGCAGGCGGAGATGCGCAAGCAGATCCTGGAGGACATGCAGAGCGACCGCACCACCATCAGCCGGGCACTCTCCCAGAACCGCGAGCTCAAGGAGCAACTGGCCGAGCTGCAGGACGGCTTCGTCAGGCTG ACCAACGAGAATGCGGAGCTCACCAGCACACTTCAGACGGAGCAGTATGTCAAGAAGGAGCTGGCCAAGAAGCTGGGCCAGCTGCAGGAGAAGCTGGGGGACCAGAAGGAGACG GTGGAGCTGAGGAGCCAAGAGGCTCAGAGCCTGCAGCAGCAGCGGGATCAGTACCTGAACTACCTGCAGCAGTACGCGGCCGCCTACCAGCAGCTGCTCTTCGACAAGGATTTACTGCAGAAGCAGGTGCTGCTGCACTCGCAGctcctggagcagcagcagcaggaggaagctCAGAGCAAGGAGGAGGCCGACATGGCCCGCCAGGAGTTGCAGGAGACCCAG GGGCTCCTGGAAGCTGTCAACCAACAGAACCAGCAGCTACAGGCCCAGCTGAGCCTCATGGCTCTGCCTGGGGAAG CAGGAGATGAACCGGaccgggaggaggagggggaggaggctccCAGGCCGAAGCTGAGTGTGCCAGAGGACCTCGATAGCCGAGAGGCCGTG GTGGCATTTTTCAACACGGCCCTAGCCAGCGCTGAGGAGGAGCAGGCGCGGCTGCGCAGGGAGCTGAGGAAGCAAAGGCTACGCTGCCAGCACCTGGCTCACCTGGCCGCCCCGGCCCAGCGCGAGCCGGAGGAGGGaaccccagccccggcccccagcagggaCAGCGCACCTGCGGAGAGCCACCAGGCCCTCCAGGTGGCCATGGACAAGCTGCAG AGCCGCTTTACAGACGTCATGCAAGAGAACGCGGACCTGAAGGAGCGGGTCGAGGAGCTGGAGCACCGCTGCATTCAGCTGTCCGGGGAGACGGACACTATCG GAGACTACATCACCCTGTACCAGAATCAGAGGGCGGTGCTGAAGGAGCGGCACCGGGAAAAGGAGGAGTACATCAGCCGGCTGGCTAAGGACAAGGAGGACATGAAG GTGAAGCTCCTGGAGTTGCAGGAGCTGGTGGTGCGCCTGGTGGGCGAGCGCAATGAACTGTACGGCAAGTTCCTGGGGGCCGGCCAGAGCCCTGCTGGAGAGCCCACCGCAgcgcccccagcccctcaggcACCCGGAGCTGCTCCCAGCCAGGGTG ACCTCCTCGAGGTGAGCCTGGCCGACAACGTGGAGCTGGGCCCGGCTGCCCTGGAGAACTCCACCGCGCAGCAGATCATGCAGCTGCTGTGCGAGATGCAGAGCTGCCAGGAGCACCCGGGCCTGAGCAAGAACCCCTGCATCCCCTTCTTCTACCGGGCCGACAGCAACACTGGGGTGAAGATCATGGTGATCTGA
- the GOLGA2 gene encoding golgin subfamily A member 2 isoform X3, producing MWPPCTPPLPEMSEEVRQKKLAEARKKLREFQQQRGISVPAVAKKKKKIKNGSSPDTATSDGRHSPEDAPKDHATPAALPSDNTMSPDSVLSPSAASSSQNYDPESGPFVLPESTFSSTESLRQLSQQLNGLVCESASFVNGEGLASSANIKALESRYQELSLALDSSNLTNKQLGSQIEELKRQNQEIADQLEKEKQEYKQKLAKEQGALREQLQVHIQTIGILVSEKTELQTALAHTQQAARQKTGEAEDLAGLLQSSQQRVGDLERTLCAVSTQQKQADRHNKELVKNRDALKLELYKSNKTNEDLKQENSELQEKLRVLVTDKEAVQLSLEELQRKLEMSELLLQQFSSQSETPDSREQLQQALEERAQLETRVEQLKDLLKQLQVERDQYAENLKEENAIWQQKMQQMSEQMCKLREEKEHGLSQVQELETSLADLRSQLAVPPPQEPPAGPSEAEQRLQARAEQLQQELETLAGQLRAQIQDNESLSRLNQEQGQRLLELEQEAERWGEQAEMRKQILEDMQSDRTTISRALSQNRELKEQLAELQDGFVRLTNENAELTSTLQTEQYVKKELAKKLGQLQEKLGDQKETVELRSQEAQSLQQQRDQYLNYLQQYAAAYQQLLFDKDLLQKQVLLHSQLLEQQQQEEAQSKEEADMARQELQETQGLLEAVNQQNQQLQAQLSLMALPGEAGDEPDREEEGEEAPRPKLSVPEDLDSREAVVAFFNTALASAEEEQARLRRELRKQRLRCQHLAHLAAPAQREPEEGTPAPAPSRDSAPAESHQALQVAMDKLQSRFTDVMQENADLKERVEELEHRCIQLSGETDTIGDYITLYQNQRAVLKERHREKEEYISRLAKDKEDMKVKLLELQELVVRLVGERNELYGKFLGAGQSPAGEPTAAPPAPQAPGAAPSQGDLLEVSLADNVELGPAALENSTAQQIMQLLCEMQSCQEHPGLSKNPCIPFFYRADSNTGVKIMVI from the exons ATGTggcccccctgcacccctccccttcccgAGATGTCGGAAGAAGTCCGACAGAAAAAATTGGCCGAGGCCAGGAAAAAG CTGAGAGAATTCCAGCAGCAGCGAGGCATTAGTGTTCCTGCAGTggctaagaagaaaaagaagattaaaaatggCAGCAGCCCTGACACAGCCACTTCTGATGGCCGTCACTCGCCTGAGGAT GCGCCCAAAGACCATGCCACCCCCGCAGCACTGCCTTCTGATAACACCATGTCCCCTGACAGCGTCCTTTCCCCCAGTGCTGCTTCGTCATCTCAG AACTATGATCCTGAAAGTGGCCCTTTCGTTCTGCCCGAAAGCAC GTTCTCATCCACCGAGAGCCTGCGCCAGCTCTCCCAGCAGCTCAACGGTCTTGTCTGTGAG TCTGCGTCCTTCGTCAACGGGGAGGGGCTGGCGTCTTCTGCCAACATAAAGGCTCTGGAG AGCCGGTACCAAGAGCTCTCTCTAGCCCTGGATTCCAGCAATCTAACAAACAAACAGCTCGGTAGCCAGATAGAGGAATTG AAACGACAGAACCAGGAAATTGCGGATCAACTGGAAAAA GAGAAGCAGGAGTACAAGCAGAAGCTCGCGAAGGAGCAGGGAGCTCTGAGGGAGCAGCTGCAG GTTCACATCCAGACCATAGGGATTCTAGTGTCGGAGAAGACGGAGCTGCAGACGGCCCTGGCCCACACTCAGCAAGCAGCCCGGCAAAAGACAG GGGAGGCGGAGGACCTCGCCGGTCTCCTGCAGTCCTCGCAGCAGCGCGTCGGCGACCTGGAGCGGACGCTGTGCGCCGTCTCCACGCAGCAGAAGCAGGCGGACAGG CACAACAAAGAACTAGTCAAAAATCGTGACGCCCTGAAGCTGGAGTTATACAAGAGCAA CAAAACTAACGAAGACCTGAAGCAGGAGAACTCAGAGCTGCAGGAGAAGCTCCGGGTCCTGGTGACGGACAAGGAGGCCGTGCAGCTGAGCCTGGAAGAGCTGCAGAGGAAGCTGGAGATGTcggagctgctgctgcagcag TTTTCTAGTCAGTCTGAGACCCCTGATAGCAGGGAGCAGTTACAGCAGGCCCTGGAGGAGCGGGCCCAGCTGGAGACACGGGTGGAGCAG CTGAAGGATTTGCTGAAGCAGCTGCAGGTGGAGAGAGACCAGTATGCAGAGAATCTGAAAGAAGAGAATGCCATTTGGCAACAGAAGATGCAGCAGATGTCAGAGCAG ATGTGCAAgctgagggaggagaaggagcacGGCCTGAGTCAGGTGCAGGAGCTGGAGACCAGCTTGGCAGACCTGAGGAGCCAGCTAG ctgtccccccaccccaggagccccCAGCGGGGCCCTCGGAGGCGGAACAGCGGCTACAAGCCAGAGCGGAGCAGCTACAGCAGGAACTGGAGACCCTGGCAGGGCAGCTGCGGGCCCAAATTCAGGACAATGAAAGTCTGAGCCGCCTGAACCAGGAGCAGGGGCAGCGGCTgctggagctggagcaggaggCCGAGCGCTGGGGGGAGCAGGCGGAGATGCGCAAGCAGATCCTGGAGGACATGCAGAGCGACCGCACCACCATCAGCCGGGCACTCTCCCAGAACCGCGAGCTCAAGGAGCAACTGGCCGAGCTGCAGGACGGCTTCGTCAGGCTG ACCAACGAGAATGCGGAGCTCACCAGCACACTTCAGACGGAGCAGTATGTCAAGAAGGAGCTGGCCAAGAAGCTGGGCCAGCTGCAGGAGAAGCTGGGGGACCAGAAGGAGACG GTGGAGCTGAGGAGCCAAGAGGCTCAGAGCCTGCAGCAGCAGCGGGATCAGTACCTGAACTACCTGCAGCAGTACGCGGCCGCCTACCAGCAGCTGCTCTTCGACAAGGATTTACTGCAGAAGCAGGTGCTGCTGCACTCGCAGctcctggagcagcagcagcaggaggaagctCAGAGCAAGGAGGAGGCCGACATGGCCCGCCAGGAGTTGCAGGAGACCCAG GGGCTCCTGGAAGCTGTCAACCAACAGAACCAGCAGCTACAGGCCCAGCTGAGCCTCATGGCTCTGCCTGGGGAAG CAGGAGATGAACCGGaccgggaggaggagggggaggaggctccCAGGCCGAAGCTGAGTGTGCCAGAGGACCTCGATAGCCGAGAGGCCGTG GTGGCATTTTTCAACACGGCCCTAGCCAGCGCTGAGGAGGAGCAGGCGCGGCTGCGCAGGGAGCTGAGGAAGCAAAGGCTACGCTGCCAGCACCTGGCTCACCTGGCCGCCCCGGCCCAGCGCGAGCCGGAGGAGGGaaccccagccccggcccccagcagggaCAGCGCACCTGCGGAGAGCCACCAGGCCCTCCAGGTGGCCATGGACAAGCTGCAG AGCCGCTTTACAGACGTCATGCAAGAGAACGCGGACCTGAAGGAGCGGGTCGAGGAGCTGGAGCACCGCTGCATTCAGCTGTCCGGGGAGACGGACACTATCG GAGACTACATCACCCTGTACCAGAATCAGAGGGCGGTGCTGAAGGAGCGGCACCGGGAAAAGGAGGAGTACATCAGCCGGCTGGCTAAGGACAAGGAGGACATGAAG GTGAAGCTCCTGGAGTTGCAGGAGCTGGTGGTGCGCCTGGTGGGCGAGCGCAATGAACTGTACGGCAAGTTCCTGGGGGCCGGCCAGAGCCCTGCTGGAGAGCCCACCGCAgcgcccccagcccctcaggcACCCGGAGCTGCTCCCAGCCAGGGTG ACCTCCTCGAGGTGAGCCTGGCCGACAACGTGGAGCTGGGCCCGGCTGCCCTGGAGAACTCCACCGCGCAGCAGATCATGCAGCTGCTGTGCGAGATGCAGAGCTGCCAGGAGCACCCGGGCCTGAGCAAGAACCCCTGCATCCCCTTCTTCTACCGGGCCGACAGCAACACTGGGGTGAAGATCATGGTGATCTGA